The genome window TGCTGCGCCGTCTGCGCCGTATCTGCAACCACTACGGCTCCGACCCGCAGTTTATCTGCTCCAGCGCCACGATCGCCAACCCGCAGGAGTTCGCCGGGCAGCTTTTCGGCCTGCCGTTCGAGGTGGTGGACCGAAGCGGTGCGCCCAGCGCGGGCCGGCATTTCCTGTTCGTCAACCCCACCGCGCTCAAGCCATCCACCCTGGCGGGACGGTTCCTGCACGAGTTCGTGGAGGCGGGCCTCAAGACCATCGTGTTCACCAAGAGCCGCAAGGCCACCGAGCTGATCCACGCCTGGGTGCTGCGCTCTGGGGGCGGGCTGGAGGGACGGGTGAGTAGCTACCGCTCGGGCTACCTCCCGGCCGAGCGCCGCGAGATCGAGCAGGCCCTGGCCAGCGACCGTCTGGACGCCGTGATCTCGACCAGCGCCCTGGAGATGGGCATCGATATCGGCGGGCTGGATGCCTGTATCCTGTCCGGCTACCCCGGCACAGTGGCCTCCACCTGGCAGCGCGGGGGACGGGTGGGCCGCAGCGGCCGCGACAGCCTGATCGTGCTGATCGCCCAGCAGGATGCCCTGGACCAGTATTTCATGCACCACCCGGAGGACTTCTTCCGCCGCAGTTGCGAGCGCGCCCTGGTCGACCCGGACAACGAGTTCGTCCTGGCCGGGCATATCGAGTGCGCCGCGGCCGAGCTGCCGATCCGCCCGGAGGAACCGCTGGCGAAAAATCCGGTGTCAGCCGGGCTGATACGCAGCCTGAAAGCACAGTCGCGGCTGCTCGAGGACATGCAGGGCCGTCTGGTTGCGGCGCGCCTGCGGCCCCAGGCCACGGTCAACCTGCGCATGACCGGCGAGTGCTATTCCATCGTGGATTCCAGCGTGGAGGGCAAGGCCGCGGTGATCGGGACTGTCGGGGCCGGGCGCGCCCTGGTCGAGTGCCACCCCGGGGCGATCTACCTGCACCGGGCCCGTCAGTACGTGGTCCAGGACCTGGACCTGGAGAAAAAAATCATCCGGGTGGCTCCCTCGCGCGACCCCTATTACACCCAGGTGCTGCGGGAAAAAGAGACCGAAATCCTGGAGGTGCTCAAGAGCCGCCCGGCCGGGAATTTCATCCTGCGCTACGGCCGTCTCAAGGTGACCGAGCGGATCACCGGCTACCAGAAACGCAGCCTGCGCCAGCAGGAGCTTCTGAGCGCCCACCCGCTGGAGCTGCCGCCCCAGATTTTCGAAACTTTCGGCCTCTGGATCGAGGTCCCTCCAGGCCTGGAGTACGCCATAGCCCAGGCTGAGGGGCATTTCATGGGCGGGCTGCACGCCATTGAGCATGCCGCGATCTCGATGTTCCCGCTGTTCGTGCTCTCCGACCGCAACGACATCGGGGGGATCTGTTTCACCCACCACCCGCAGGTGGGCGGCCCGGCGATATTCATCTATGACGGCTACCCGGGCGGAGTGGGGATCGCCCTGGGCGGCTACCAGCACCTGGAGCCCCTGCTCGAGGCCACCAGCCGCCTGATCGCCGAATGCCCCTGCGACAACGGCTGCCCCTCCTGCGTGCACTCGCCCAAGTGCGGCAACAGCAACAAGCCCCTTGACAAGCCCTCGGCCCTGCTGGCCCTGGATATCCTGCTGGCGCGCAAGCCCCTGCCCGAGGTGCCCGAGGAGACGGCGGTGGAGGAGAAACCCGCTCCGGAAAAGCCTGCTCCAGCCGCATCCCCGGGTATGCTGTTCCCCCCGGACAAGAAAATCTACGTCTTCGACCTGGAGACCCAGCGCTCGGCCGAGGAGGTGGGCGGCTGGCGCAACAAGCGTCTGATGCGCATCTCCACCGCCGTGCTCCAGGACATGGCCACCGGCGAGCTGCTCACTTTCACCGAGGACGGGACCGGCGAGCTGATCGCCACCCTCTCCTCGGCGGACCTGGTGGTGGGGTTCAACGTGATCGATTTCGACTACCAGGTCCTGAGCGCTTACGGGCCGGTAAACACCGCCTCCTGGCCCACGTTCGACATCCTGGCCGACATTTACGCCCGTCTGGGCTACCGGATCAGTCTGGGGGATCTGGGCCTCGCCACCCTGGGCACGCCCAAGAGCGCGGATGGCCTGGACGCGATCCGCTGGTTCAAGGAGGGGCAACTGGAAAAAATCATCCGGTACTGCTCGGATGACGTGCGCCTGACCGCGCGGCTGTTCGAGCACGGCTTGAGCCAGGGGTTCCTGATGTTCGAGCACCGCACGGCCGGGCTGGTGCGACTGAGTCTGGACTGGGAGCTGGGCCGTCTGCTCGGGGCTGGAAAAATTGAAAAATGATTTTCACCCGGGTATTAATGTATTATGGACAAAGTTGTCACATTCATTTCAATTTTTGTATTTTTCCCCGGCTTCGAGGAGCCGGATTGGATAAAGATCGCGGCCGGAAGGTTGCGAATATTGTTTCAGCCGCTGCCAGGCCGACAGCGACGAATATTGACAAAATAAATGAAAAAACTGACGCAAATTTGTAATGCGGTATCTTTGAGCGGCTTGGCGGATTCGATACTTTGAAAATGAGATTCAGTAAACGTTGAGCGCTTACAACAGCGGACTTGTTTAGCTTGACAAACCGTCTGATTTTGAGCAAAATTGTTTATGTTTGTTATGGTGGGGTGTTTTCTCCACGTCATTCCATAGTTTGCAGTATTAACGTTTTCAGTCGGGGCTGGAAGGTGCTGCGTTCCGCCCAACCGGATGAGCCTGCTCCCATGTTGATGCATGTAAACGACCTTGTTCCTGAGCTCGAGCTTGAGAGTGATGTCCGTCTCAAGGCGGGTAGTTTTCTTATTACCCGCAAGGAGCTGAAAGACGGTCGGCTGAGCGAGAAGGTGATAGAGTCGATACAGCGTTTCGCCGCCCAGCTCGCCCCGGAAAGCTACAAGGTGAGTGTCAAGGGGGATGAGCGGGCGCTCAACCAGGTCAAGTCTATCCTCGAAAAAGACCTCCTGAACATCGCCGAGGCGATCGAGTCCGGTAAGGAATACCCCAATTTTCTGAAGGACGACGATCTGCGGGTCAAGGTCATGCGGGTGATGGAGAAGCTTATCTCCAATCCGGACCTGATCCGCCACATCTACGATTTCAAGATCAGCAACATTGAGGCCAACTCTGTCGAGCAGCAGCTCCTGAACCACAGCATCCGGGTGACCCTGCTCTCAATCGCCCTGGGGCTGCAGCTTCGCTGGTCGATCATCTCGCTGGTCAACGTGGGCATGGCGGCGATCCTCCACGATATGGGGATAATCCGCACCGCGTTGTTCCCGGACCTGAAAAAGCTGGATGACATGCTGCCGGCCGAGCTCGAGGGGTTCATCAACGAGCACCAGAAAAAAAGCGTCGAGTTGTTCGGTGAGCACAAGGTCACGCTCCTGCCCTACACCCGCGCCGAGATTCTTCATATCATCAGCAACCACCACCGCCCCAATTTTGAGGACGCACGGCACAAGACCACGCTCCTGCTGTATTTTGCCGAGCTGGTGGATGAGATGATCGCACCCATGACGCACAAGGTGCGCTACAATTTCACGCCCGAGCAGATCCGCAAGCTGGGCGAGCGTTTCGCGCGGCGCACGGGCCTGGTCAATGTCCTGCTCGGGCTGATCCGCCTGTACAAGGGCAAGGGCCCGGCCTGGGACATGGTGATGGGCCTGGTGCGCGTGTTCTCGATGGACGAGCTGCTGGTCGAGGGTTACGAGGAGAAGCTGAAAGAGATCATCGATTTCTGCCCGTTCAACTGCGCGGTGGCCTATCCGCATGCGGGCGGCAATTCGCTGCCGCGGACCATTTACTGCAACAACAGCACCGATCCCGATTTCACCTGCGACCACATGGGCCAGGTCAAGATCGAGATATTCCTGAGCGCGGGCAAGGTGAAATCGTTCAATAAGTGCGCCACGTTGACCGAGCAGGTGCACCAGCTGAATATCAGTGGTCGTGAGGAAGCCGAGCAGCAGAAGAAAAAAGTCGGCGAGCAGAAAAAGGAAGAAAAGGCCGAGAGCCGTGCCGAGGCTGAGCCGACCGCTCATAAAGCCGCAAGCGAACAGGAGATCATCGAGGACCTGTTCGGCGGCCAGGGGGGCGGTTTTGCGCCCGACGATGAATCGGGCGAACCGGACGGCCCGCCGAGATCGTCCGGAGGCCGCTGATCGGGGGAGTCTCCAGGCTGTGCCTAAGTGTATTCCCGCCGTACAATCCGCTTGATTCATATTCCACAGCGAAATAAACCTTTGCCTGAAAGAATCTTACAGGGGAGACAGAGGCCGTGAAAACTGTTTTCGTCCTCGGGACCCGGCCGGAAATAATCAAACTCTCCCCTGTGATTCGCGCTTTCGAACGCCGCAGCCTGCCTTTCGCCATTCTCCACACCAACCAGCACTACTCGCCCGAGATGGACGCCGTGTTTTTCGAGCAGTTGGAGCTGCCCGCGGCCCAGGTCAACCTGGGGGTCGGCTCGGGCAGCCACGGCGAGCAGCTGGGTCGCATGCTGACCGGGATCGAAAAAGCCCTGCCCGTCCTGAAAGCGGAGACCGTGGTGGTGCAGGGGGACACCAACTCCGTGCTGGCCGCGGCGCTGATCGCACAGCGCCTTGGTCTGCGCCTGGCGCACGTGGAGGCCGGTCTGCGCAGCCGTGACCGCCGCATGCCCGAGGAGCACAACCGTGTCCTGACCGACCACCTTTCCGACCTGCTGTTCGCCCCCACCGAGGCCGCGCGTGGTATTCTCCTGGCCGAGGGTTTCGAGGCGACACGGGTCCATGTGACCGGCAACACCGTGGTGGACGCTGTCGAGCAGGCAGGCCGGATCGCCGCCCGGCGTGGGGACCAGGCGCTGGAGTATCCGGCCGGAAGCTATATCCTTATAACCCTGCACCGCCCCGAGAACGTGGACCACCCGGAGACCCTGCTCTCGATCCTCAGCGGTATTGAGGCCACGGCCCGCGCGCACGGCCTGGAGGTGGTGTTTCCGGTGCATCCACGCACGACGGCTTGCCTGAAAAGGTTCGGTCTGAGCCTGCCCGCGGGCTTCAAAACCCTGGGAGCGGTGGATTACCTCAGGTTTATCGGCCTGCTGCGCTCTGCCGCGCTGGTGATAACCGATTCGGGGGGGGTGCAGGAGGAGGCCTGTATTTTAAGGATACCCTGCGTGACCGCGCGGATCAGCACCGAGAGGCCCGAGACTGTCGCGGCCGGGGCGAACTGTGTTGCCGGGGTGGACGCCGAGGGGATCGTGGCTGCGGCTGGCAGGATGCTGGGCGCGGCGCGCAACTGGGTCAACCCGCTGGGGGATGGGCAGGCCGGGGAAAGGATCGCCGGGATACTGGAACCCTGACCCGGGACGAAAGCTATCGGCCGCGTTCCGCCGCCCCGTTGCCGCGGAGCCGTCCGGCCAGGGCCCGCCAGACCTGACGGTCCTCGGGTGAGAAAACGCGGAACAGATTGAGCAGCAGAGCGTAAACCGCCAGATACACCAATCCGCTCGCCAGCACCCCGAACCAGCCACTCCCAAGATAATCCGGCAGATAATGGAGCAGCCCCACAGGCAGCGCCGCCGCGGCGGCCACCCGCCAGAACACGACCCGCATCCCCTGGCCGCGGTGTTTCAGCCGGGCCCCGATCAGCATCAGGCCGGCGTGCAGGGTTAGGGACAGGCAGGTGGCAGCGGCCGCGCCCTCGATCCCGAACAGCGGGATAAGCCACCAGTTGAGCGCCACATTGAGCCCGGCCACGGCCAGGTTCACGCCCAGGATATAGCCGCCCGCCCCGTGCATGGAAAGAAGCAGGAGGCTGGTGTTCTCGATGCAGTACATGAACCGGCCCACGACCAGGATGGCCAGGGCCAGGGCCCCGGCCGCGAAAGCCTGCCCCCAGAGAAGGGCCATCAGCGGGCGCGCCAGGAACATGCTCCCGGCCAGCAGCGGCAGGGTGAGGTAGAGGAACCAGCGGTTGTTGTTGATGACCGTGTCCCGGACCGCCTCGTGCTCGCCCGCGGCCCACTGTCGGGTCACGATCGAGAGGAACATCGGGTTCACCAGCTCGGTGCCCAGAGCGACCACCGAGGCCAGGGTGGCCGCGGCCCCGTAGAGTCCCACCGCGTTCTCGTCCATGAAATGCCCGGTCATGAAAGCGTCCGTGTAGCTCATCACCACGTCCAGGAACCCGGCCAGAAACAGCGGCAGGCTGTAGGCCATGAGAGCGCGAGGCGAAAACGCCGAGGCCGCTCCGCGCGGGTTTTCAGCAGTCATGACAGGGAATATCTTTTTTTCCAGGATAAGCCAGAGCGTGGCGGAACTGAGCACCTCCGCGGCCAGGTAGGCTTCGAGCGCACCCACCGCGCCCAGCCCGAAGCTTAGCAGCACCAGGGTAAGCAGCAGCTTGACCAGCGGGTTGAACACCTGGTACACGCCCACCCGGTACTCGATTTTCTGGAACGCCACCACTGTCTTGACCAGCACCCGGCCGGTCACATAGAACGGCAGGCAGAGCGCGCTAACCCGCAGCGCCGCGGCCAGGTTGTCGCTCCCGGACATCGCCCCGGCCAGGGGGACCGCTGTCAGATAGAGCACCCCCGCGGCCGCCGCGCCTGAGGCCAGGGCCAGCAACAGGGAGAACCGCAGGCAGGCGCGCAGGCTGGCCCGGTCGCCGCCGCCCAGGTAGAGCGGCGCGAACCGGGCGACGCCGTACTCCAGGCCCAGGCTGGCGACAGTCCCCGCCACGGCGATCGTGCTCACCGCCAGGAACAGCACGCCGAACTCACCCATACCGCCCGCGCGGGCCAGAACTATGCGGTAGGCCCAGTTCAGAATGCGGGCCGCGGCCAGCCCGGCCAGGATCAGCGCCGCGCCGCGGGCCACGGTGAGCGGGGCGCTTTTTGCCTCAGCGCTCATTGCCTCACCGCGCAGTAGAGGGTGCGGTAGGTGAAAGCTGCGGGAAGAATTTTGCCGGCTGTAAGTTCCAGGGCGGCCAGGCCGTGACGGAGGGCGGTGAACTTACCGAATAGAGTGTCCAGAGCGCCGGAAAGGGCAGACAGGTAGTGGGCGTGGCCCAGGTCATAGTTGAGTGTGGCCTCCAGGCGCAGGCCGCAGGCGGCCAGGGCGGAGCGGACCTGCGCCTGCGTGGCGTGGACAGTGGCCCCGGACCGGCCGCTGTCCGCCTTGCGTGGCGTGCGGCCCAGGAGTTTCAGCAACCGAGAAGCCAGGGCGGTGTGCTCTCCGGAGCGCATCTCGAACAGCAGCCGTCCCCCCGGGCGCAGCGCCCGGGACACGGATTCCAGGGCCGCGGGCCAGTCCGGCAGGTGGAACAGCAGGTGCAGGCAGACCAGACTGTCGAACGCGCCCTCCCGCAGGGGCAGGTGGTAGATATCCCCGGCCAGGGCCGGCAGGGGGGCTTTGGCCCGGAGCTGGGATAGCATCTGCCGCGAGCTGTCCAGGGCGATTACAGTCATCCCGCGCGCGGCCAGCGGATGACTGAACCGCCCTGTGCCGGCCCCGCAGTCCAGGGTCAGGCCCGTGGCCAGTCGCCCGACCCAGGCTGTCTCCACCCGGGTGTTCAGAGCGTTCAGCCCGCCTGAGTAACGGCTGTCGTAACTTGCCACGAACTCGCGGTCGCGGTAACGCTCCTTTTTCAACTCCCGCATTTCAGCCTGGGGTTGGCCCTTCCGCATGTCGCCCATCAGACCCGCCCCCCGGCTTTGACCTCGTCGTAATATTCCCCGCAGCTCGCGAAACGCACCCCGCGCGCGGACAGATCGGCCAGCACGCTTTCCAGGCCCGCCTCCAGGCGCACCAGGTCGGGAAGGTGAAGCTGGAGCACCAGGTCGCTCAGCGCCAACCGTCCGGCCAGGGCGTTTTCCCAGCCCAGCGGGAAATAGCAGCTCACGCCCAGGTCAAGAAGGTCGAACCCCGGCAGGGGCAGCGGGTGCACGCTCCAGGACCGGATAAACCAGCGATGGCCGCTCTCGGCCAGGCACTCGAACGTGCGGCGGTCGTATTTCATGTAGGGCGCGGCGAACCCATGAACCGGATTTCCGAAAAAGTCTTCGAGATAAGCTTTGTTGCGCGTTATCTCCTCGCGCACGCGGCGCGTGCCCAGAGCTGGCAGCACCACCCGGTGCGACCAGGTGTGCCCGGCGATCTCGATCCCGTGTCGCGCCACCACCTCGCGCACCCGGGCCTCGTTCCCGGCGATCTCGCTTCCTGCCACGGCCAGGGTGGGCCGCAGGCCGAAACGGCCGCACCAGCGGTCCAGAAGGTCGAGGCCGCGGCTGTCCCAATCTACATTCACCCGGAACATCAGGCGCCGTCCTGCCGGAATCTCCGCCGACTCCTCCGTTGCCTCGATCCTCCCTCGGCTGAGGTCGCTGTGCGCGGTGAACGGCTTACGGAGCAAACCAAGCAATGCCTTGACCGGCGCGCTTTCGGAGAACTGCGAGCCGGACAGGCCGCTTGCCGCCCAGAGCTTCCCTATGGGGCGCATCAGGTGCATCGTGCGGTCCGTGGGGCTGGTCGCCTGAAGGACCGCGCCGCCCGCGGCCTGCGGCGCCCGGCTGAAATTGGTCAGCAGGATTTCCTGCGGCCCGGGCGCAAGCGGGGCCGTATGGGCGACCACCCGTGACCCGGAGGCGGCCAGGGTCCCGGCCAGCCATATCAGGTAGCGGTCGCTGAAAAGCGGCTCGTAGGGTGAGCGCAGGCAGAGATGTGCGGTCTGGATTGTCATACCGACCTGAGGAAGTCGCGGACCCAGCCGGTGGGCAGGGCGGCCAGGTGGGAGCGCAGCGCGCCGCCGGGGCGGTCGGTGTCGGATTGCGGATCGGCCTGGCCCAGCGCGGCGGGCAGCGAGCGGCTGTCCAGGAGAATTGTCCCGCTGTCCTTTTCCGGGCTGCCGCCGCCGCTGAAAAGCCTCAGCCTGAGTTTCAGTTTCATTCCAGCCTCCAGGCGGTGAACCCCTGTCCGGTCAGCAGGACCGCGGCCTCCTCACGGGAGAGCGGCCCGGCGGAACCGCCGGAATGGGCCAGAACCGCAGCGAGGATTCGCTCGCGAAAAGCCGGCTCCGCGGCGGCGGCATAGTCCCGCCCCAGGGTGAACAGCAACCGACGGTAGCAGTAGCGCCGCACCGCGATGCTGTCCAGCCCGGCCAGCGGCCCGGTCTGCGGCCACTCGCTGTCGATGAACCCCACGCGCCTGTCCAGCGGGCCCACGATCACGTTGTCCGCGTTCATGTCAGTGTGGAAAACTCCCGCCGCCACCGCCCGGTCCGCCGCGTCCAGCACAGCGGGCAGGTATTCGGCCAGCTCCTCGGGCGGCAGCTCGGTCAGGCAGCGGCCGGGCAGAAAGCCCCGCGCGAACCAGCCGGGTCCGGACTCGATCAGCTCCGGCCCCAGTCCCTCGCGGGCCAGGGTGACGATCACCGAGGCCTCCTGCCTGTAACGCTCCACGGGCGGGAGGTAATTCTCCGCCTGTACCCGTTGCAGCCGCCGCTCGATCACCCGGCTGGCGATCTTGACCAGGGCCGCGGGACACTCCGGTA of bacterium contains these proteins:
- a CDS encoding DEAD/DEAH box helicase: MDTANRHLKLASAWSLSAVGAMVESLKTDGRYRDSVAHHEHLPEADPVYAQPDPPLPPELNAALRRLGIPALYSHQVAALAAVRAGKNVLVSTPTASGKTLIYNLPVLEACLARPETRAIYLYPLKALEQDQRRKILQLAQLAGLEDIVRAEVYDGDTSAHRRKKIMADPPNVILSNPDMLHLGLLAFHEKWAGFLKDLRYVVVDELHTYRGIFGAHFSGVLRRLRRICNHYGSDPQFICSSATIANPQEFAGQLFGLPFEVVDRSGAPSAGRHFLFVNPTALKPSTLAGRFLHEFVEAGLKTIVFTKSRKATELIHAWVLRSGGGLEGRVSSYRSGYLPAERREIEQALASDRLDAVISTSALEMGIDIGGLDACILSGYPGTVASTWQRGGRVGRSGRDSLIVLIAQQDALDQYFMHHPEDFFRRSCERALVDPDNEFVLAGHIECAAAELPIRPEEPLAKNPVSAGLIRSLKAQSRLLEDMQGRLVAARLRPQATVNLRMTGECYSIVDSSVEGKAAVIGTVGAGRALVECHPGAIYLHRARQYVVQDLDLEKKIIRVAPSRDPYYTQVLREKETEILEVLKSRPAGNFILRYGRLKVTERITGYQKRSLRQQELLSAHPLELPPQIFETFGLWIEVPPGLEYAIAQAEGHFMGGLHAIEHAAISMFPLFVLSDRNDIGGICFTHHPQVGGPAIFIYDGYPGGVGIALGGYQHLEPLLEATSRLIAECPCDNGCPSCVHSPKCGNSNKPLDKPSALLALDILLARKPLPEVPEETAVEEKPAPEKPAPAASPGMLFPPDKKIYVFDLETQRSAEEVGGWRNKRLMRISTAVLQDMATGELLTFTEDGTGELIATLSSADLVVGFNVIDFDYQVLSAYGPVNTASWPTFDILADIYARLGYRISLGDLGLATLGTPKSADGLDAIRWFKEGQLEKIIRYCSDDVRLTARLFEHGLSQGFLMFEHRTAGLVRLSLDWELGRLLGAGKIEK
- a CDS encoding HD domain-containing protein, which codes for MLMHVNDLVPELELESDVRLKAGSFLITRKELKDGRLSEKVIESIQRFAAQLAPESYKVSVKGDERALNQVKSILEKDLLNIAEAIESGKEYPNFLKDDDLRVKVMRVMEKLISNPDLIRHIYDFKISNIEANSVEQQLLNHSIRVTLLSIALGLQLRWSIISLVNVGMAAILHDMGIIRTALFPDLKKLDDMLPAELEGFINEHQKKSVELFGEHKVTLLPYTRAEILHIISNHHRPNFEDARHKTTLLLYFAELVDEMIAPMTHKVRYNFTPEQIRKLGERFARRTGLVNVLLGLIRLYKGKGPAWDMVMGLVRVFSMDELLVEGYEEKLKEIIDFCPFNCAVAYPHAGGNSLPRTIYCNNSTDPDFTCDHMGQVKIEIFLSAGKVKSFNKCATLTEQVHQLNISGREEAEQQKKKVGEQKKEEKAESRAEAEPTAHKAASEQEIIEDLFGGQGGGFAPDDESGEPDGPPRSSGGR
- the wecB gene encoding UDP-N-acetylglucosamine 2-epimerase (non-hydrolyzing), which codes for MKTVFVLGTRPEIIKLSPVIRAFERRSLPFAILHTNQHYSPEMDAVFFEQLELPAAQVNLGVGSGSHGEQLGRMLTGIEKALPVLKAETVVVQGDTNSVLAAALIAQRLGLRLAHVEAGLRSRDRRMPEEHNRVLTDHLSDLLFAPTEAARGILLAEGFEATRVHVTGNTVVDAVEQAGRIAARRGDQALEYPAGSYILITLHRPENVDHPETLLSILSGIEATARAHGLEVVFPVHPRTTACLKRFGLSLPAGFKTLGAVDYLRFIGLLRSAALVITDSGGVQEEACILRIPCVTARISTERPETVAAGANCVAGVDAEGIVAAAGRMLGAARNWVNPLGDGQAGERIAGILEP
- a CDS encoding oligosaccharide flippase family protein; its protein translation is MSAEAKSAPLTVARGAALILAGLAAARILNWAYRIVLARAGGMGEFGVLFLAVSTIAVAGTVASLGLEYGVARFAPLYLGGGDRASLRACLRFSLLLALASGAAAAGVLYLTAVPLAGAMSGSDNLAAALRVSALCLPFYVTGRVLVKTVVAFQKIEYRVGVYQVFNPLVKLLLTLVLLSFGLGAVGALEAYLAAEVLSSATLWLILEKKIFPVMTAENPRGAASAFSPRALMAYSLPLFLAGFLDVVMSYTDAFMTGHFMDENAVGLYGAAATLASVVALGTELVNPMFLSIVTRQWAAGEHEAVRDTVINNNRWFLYLTLPLLAGSMFLARPLMALLWGQAFAAGALALAILVVGRFMYCIENTSLLLLSMHGAGGYILGVNLAVAGLNVALNWWLIPLFGIEGAAAATCLSLTLHAGLMLIGARLKHRGQGMRVVFWRVAAAAALPVGLLHYLPDYLGSGWFGVLASGLVYLAVYALLLNLFRVFSPEDRQVWRALAGRLRGNGAAERGR
- a CDS encoding class I SAM-dependent methyltransferase; this translates as MGDMRKGQPQAEMRELKKERYRDREFVASYDSRYSGGLNALNTRVETAWVGRLATGLTLDCGAGTGRFSHPLAARGMTVIALDSSRQMLSQLRAKAPLPALAGDIYHLPLREGAFDSLVCLHLLFHLPDWPAALESVSRALRPGGRLLFEMRSGEHTALASRLLKLLGRTPRKADSGRSGATVHATQAQVRSALAACGLRLEATLNYDLGHAHYLSALSGALDTLFGKFTALRHGLAALELTAGKILPAAFTYRTLYCAVRQ
- a CDS encoding polysaccharide deacetylase family protein, which produces MTIQTAHLCLRSPYEPLFSDRYLIWLAGTLAASGSRVVAHTAPLAPGPQEILLTNFSRAPQAAGGAVLQATSPTDRTMHLMRPIGKLWAASGLSGSQFSESAPVKALLGLLRKPFTAHSDLSRGRIEATEESAEIPAGRRLMFRVNVDWDSRGLDLLDRWCGRFGLRPTLAVAGSEIAGNEARVREVVARHGIEIAGHTWSHRVVLPALGTRRVREEITRNKAYLEDFFGNPVHGFAAPYMKYDRRTFECLAESGHRWFIRSWSVHPLPLPGFDLLDLGVSCYFPLGWENALAGRLALSDLVLQLHLPDLVRLEAGLESVLADLSARGVRFASCGEYYDEVKAGGRV